In one window of Chitinophagales bacterium DNA:
- a CDS encoding carboxymuconolactone decarboxylase family protein has protein sequence MSQLVQEFNDYRTRMNEVILSKNNLVMKRLWNLDTNTYDEGALDKKTKEMLGLVASMVLRCDDCIKYHLGKCHELGVNTDVVYEIFAVANIVGGTIVIPHTRRAAEYWEALQQG, from the coding sequence ATGTCTCAATTAGTACAAGAGTTTAACGACTACAGAACGCGGATGAACGAAGTGATTCTCTCCAAGAATAATCTGGTGATGAAGCGCTTGTGGAACCTGGACACCAATACCTATGATGAGGGTGCTTTGGATAAAAAGACCAAAGAAATGCTGGGCTTGGTTGCCAGTATGGTGCTGCGTTGTGATGATTGTATCAAATACCACCTGGGTAAATGCCACGAATTAGGCGTAAATACGGATGTCGTGTATGAAATATTTGCTGTGGCGAATATTGTGGGTGGAACCATTGTAATTCCGCATACCCGCCGTGCTGCTGAATATTGGGAAGCCCTGCAGCAGGGATGA
- a CDS encoding S9 family peptidase — protein MKKLVLIFFLIPLSLFAQSGKTPMKVTDLLKVKQVSGGSIHPDGQKILYSVNSIEPEATSKWEYRYNNQLWLYANGSSRQLTSGGGGQAAWSPDGKQLAFVRAAEGRPQIFLLNLDGGEPVQLTQSKYGAGQPKWSPDGSKIVFSVNIPLAELISDPTFNPGGKMPEWPYEKPGFTNNSNLQPNKAIPNPDGNTEEIRAYLAQNEKDRKAKVITKLNLQEEATVSNEMSFSHLMIMDAKPGSKATALTNGFYSFNGAAFTGNGAQVVVSTDIDATEHPDRSLESEIYLLNADGSGMKKLLGKKDMSYNSPTPSPSGKWLAFQYGPTGFVSVPALAIMPLGGTEKDIVTIPFDRNKGNLVWSADEQAIWFTAQSNGGTVLCKANLSNKKVEVLTDYNSGISSYDIKGNLVAFSKIMVENPSELYTSDLSLKNHQRISNFNHDWVSERILSMPEKRTFKNEKGMTVEYWVMKPANYQAGKKYPAILEIHGGPSAMWGPGEASMWHEFQYYAAQGYAVVYSNPRGSGGYGLDFLRGNINDWGAGPTSDVLTALDKAVGEGFIDTARLAVTGGSYAGYLTAWIISHDQRFKAACAQRGVYDLRTFFGEGNAWRLVPNYFGGYPWNAATKTILERESPINYVENIKTPFIIFHGENDLRTGVIQSEMLYKSLKVLGRTVEYVRHPGATHEITRSGNNRQRIDQMLRTMEFFNRFIQQ, from the coding sequence ATGAAAAAGCTTGTTCTCATTTTTTTCCTGATTCCGCTAAGTCTGTTTGCGCAAAGCGGAAAAACACCCATGAAAGTGACCGATCTGCTGAAAGTAAAGCAGGTGAGCGGGGGCAGCATTCATCCTGATGGTCAAAAAATTTTGTACTCCGTCAACAGCATCGAACCTGAAGCTACCAGCAAGTGGGAATACCGATATAATAACCAACTCTGGCTCTATGCCAATGGCAGCAGCCGACAGCTTACCAGTGGTGGTGGCGGACAGGCAGCTTGGTCGCCCGATGGCAAACAACTGGCTTTTGTGCGTGCTGCTGAAGGTAGGCCACAAATCTTTCTGCTGAATTTAGATGGGGGCGAACCCGTACAGCTTACGCAATCCAAATATGGAGCCGGCCAGCCTAAATGGTCGCCCGATGGTAGCAAGATTGTATTCAGTGTCAATATTCCGCTCGCAGAACTCATCTCAGACCCTACTTTCAACCCCGGTGGCAAAATGCCAGAATGGCCTTATGAAAAGCCGGGCTTTACCAATAATAGCAACCTGCAGCCCAATAAAGCCATCCCAAATCCTGATGGTAATACAGAAGAAATTCGTGCTTATCTGGCACAGAATGAAAAAGACAGAAAGGCGAAAGTCATCACCAAGCTGAATCTGCAGGAAGAAGCGACTGTATCGAATGAGATGAGTTTCAGTCACCTCATGATTATGGATGCCAAACCGGGTAGTAAAGCGACTGCACTGACAAATGGCTTCTACAGTTTCAATGGCGCTGCATTTACAGGCAATGGTGCGCAAGTAGTAGTGAGTACAGATATTGATGCTACAGAACATCCCGATCGTTCTTTGGAATCAGAGATTTATCTGTTGAATGCAGATGGCAGTGGCATGAAAAAGTTGCTGGGCAAAAAAGACATGAGTTATAACAGCCCCACACCTTCACCATCCGGTAAGTGGTTGGCTTTCCAGTACGGACCAACAGGTTTTGTAAGTGTGCCAGCTTTAGCCATTATGCCGCTTGGTGGTACTGAAAAGGATATAGTGACGATTCCATTCGACAGAAATAAGGGAAATCTAGTATGGAGCGCAGATGAACAAGCCATTTGGTTTACTGCTCAATCCAACGGCGGAACAGTTTTATGCAAGGCCAACCTGAGCAATAAGAAAGTAGAAGTACTCACTGATTACAACAGTGGTATCAGTAGTTATGATATCAAGGGTAATCTGGTTGCCTTCAGCAAAATCATGGTAGAGAATCCATCAGAACTCTACACCAGTGATTTGAGTTTGAAAAATCATCAGCGCATCAGCAATTTCAATCATGACTGGGTAAGCGAGCGCATCCTCAGTATGCCGGAGAAAAGAACATTCAAGAATGAGAAAGGCATGACGGTGGAGTACTGGGTAATGAAGCCGGCCAATTATCAGGCAGGAAAAAAATATCCGGCCATTTTAGAAATCCATGGTGGGCCTTCGGCGATGTGGGGCCCGGGTGAAGCCAGCATGTGGCATGAATTTCAATACTATGCTGCGCAAGGTTATGCAGTGGTATATAGCAACCCACGCGGTTCAGGTGGTTATGGATTGGATTTTCTACGCGGTAATATCAATGATTGGGGTGCGGGGCCTACCAGTGATGTACTCACTGCTTTGGATAAAGCTGTGGGCGAAGGATTTATAGACACAGCAAGACTGGCTGTTACTGGTGGTTCTTATGCTGGCTATTTAACTGCTTGGATCATCAGTCATGACCAACGCTTCAAAGCAGCTTGCGCACAGCGCGGCGTGTATGATCTGCGCACTTTCTTTGGAGAGGGCAATGCATGGCGATTGGTACCTAATTATTTTGGCGGCTATCCTTGGAATGCGGCTACTAAAACGATACTGGAGCGCGAATCGCCCATTAACTATGTAGAAAATATCAAAACACCTTTCATCATTTTCCATGGTGAAAACGATTTACGTACCGGTGTGATACAAAGTGAAATGCTCTACAAGAGTCTGAAAGTTTTAGGTAGAACAGTAGAGTATGTGCGCCACCCGGGTGCTACGCATGAAATCACGCGCAGCGGTAATAACCGCCAACGCATTGATCAAATGCTTAGGACGATGGAATTCTTTAATCGATTCATACAACAGTAA
- a CDS encoding 2-oxoacid:ferredoxin oxidoreductase subunit beta — protein sequence MSATATANTPVLTAKDFATDQEVRWCPGCGDYSILAQVQKVMPTLGIPKEDIVIISGIGCSSRFPYYMNVYGMHSIHGRATAIASGLKACRPELSVWVVTGDGDSLSIGGNHTIHLLRRNFDINILLFNNQIYGLTKGQYSPTSEEHKITKSTPFGSIDHPFNPLALAMGADATFIGRSMDRDPKHLQYMLTRAQKHKGASFLEIYQNCNIFNDGAFEVFTEKATKPEETLFLEQGKPLVFGATQNKGIRLDGFKPVVVELGGEYSADDCWVHDEHDYHKAQILIRMFDDPSKPDHFPRPFGVFYETERPCYEEMMQLQIQDIIAAKGKGDLDKLLRGREVWEIA from the coding sequence ATGAGTGCAACTGCTACTGCCAATACACCGGTATTAACCGCTAAAGATTTCGCAACAGATCAGGAAGTGCGCTGGTGCCCGGGTTGTGGAGATTATTCTATTCTGGCACAAGTACAGAAAGTAATGCCTACACTGGGCATTCCTAAGGAAGATATCGTAATCATCAGTGGTATTGGTTGCAGTAGCCGTTTCCCATACTATATGAATGTATATGGTATGCACTCTATCCATGGTCGCGCAACAGCCATCGCGAGTGGTTTGAAAGCTTGTCGCCCTGAATTGAGTGTGTGGGTAGTAACCGGTGATGGTGATAGCTTAAGTATTGGTGGTAACCATACCATTCATTTGCTCAGAAGAAATTTCGATATCAATATCCTGCTCTTCAATAACCAGATCTACGGTTTAACCAAGGGACAGTATTCTCCTACTTCTGAAGAGCATAAGATTACCAAGAGTACACCTTTCGGTAGTATTGATCATCCATTCAATCCACTGGCGCTGGCCATGGGTGCAGATGCTACATTTATTGGCCGCAGTATGGATCGTGATCCCAAGCACCTGCAGTATATGCTTACACGTGCGCAAAAGCACAAGGGTGCATCTTTCTTAGAGATCTATCAAAACTGCAACATCTTTAATGATGGTGCTTTTGAAGTATTCACAGAGAAAGCCACCAAGCCGGAAGAAACATTATTCCTGGAGCAGGGTAAACCACTGGTATTTGGTGCTACACAAAACAAAGGCATTCGCTTAGACGGTTTCAAACCTGTTGTGGTGGAATTGGGTGGCGAGTATAGTGCGGATGATTGCTGGGTGCATGATGAGCATGATTACCACAAAGCACAAATCCTGATCCGCATGTTTGATGATCCTTCCAAGCCAGATCATTTCCCAAGACCATTTGGTGTGTTCTATGAAACAGAACGCCCATGCTATGAAGAGATGATGCAGTTACAAATTCAGGACATCATTGCTGCAAAAGGCAAGGGTGATCTGGACAAATTACTGCGTGGCCGCGAAGTTTGGGAGATTGCTTAA
- a CDS encoding response regulator transcription factor — protein sequence MNNEKIKLALVDDHALMRKGLANLIEAFGNCTIVLEANNGEDLFQKLATQPAPDIVLMDIHMPGMNGYDATEKLTKAYPKIKVLVLTVIDHESAVIRIMRKGARGYLLKDTSPNELKRAITEIHQKGYFLNDIVGNKLINNLRELSEPEEGYALLTEREIEFLQHCCTDLSYREIAEKMCVSFRTVDGYRESCSEKLQVKSRIGFVTYAIKEGLVRL from the coding sequence TAAATTGGCTTTAGTAGATGATCATGCGTTAATGCGTAAGGGTTTGGCCAATCTGATTGAAGCTTTTGGAAATTGTACTATTGTACTTGAAGCAAACAACGGCGAAGACTTATTTCAGAAATTAGCTACCCAGCCTGCTCCTGATATTGTGTTGATGGATATACATATGCCGGGAATGAATGGCTATGATGCAACAGAAAAACTAACCAAAGCATACCCGAAAATCAAAGTGCTTGTTTTAACTGTAATTGATCACGAATCTGCTGTTATCAGAATCATGCGAAAAGGAGCAAGAGGGTATCTGCTCAAAGACACAAGTCCGAATGAATTAAAACGCGCCATCACAGAAATACACCAGAAGGGCTACTTTCTGAACGATATTGTTGGCAATAAGCTCATCAATAATCTTCGAGAACTCTCGGAACCGGAAGAAGGTTATGCACTACTAACTGAAAGAGAAATTGAATTTCTTCAGCATTGTTGCACAGATTTATCCTATCGGGAAATAGCTGAAAAAATGTGCGTGAGCTTTCGCACGGTAGATGGCTACCGCGAAAGTTGCAGTGAGAAATTACAGGTAAAATCCAGAATAGGTTTTGTTACCTACGCCATTAAAGAAGGTCTGGTTAGGCTTTGA